Genomic segment of Saprospira sp. CCB-QB6:
CCAATTCAGAAAAGCGAAGGGGATAGGCATTGGCCACCACCGAAATCACGCCATCGCCACCCAAGGCGATTAGCGCCAAAGTGAGGTTGTCATCGCCAGACCAAAGGGCAAACTCCTTGGGTGCGCCCTGGATAATCTCCATAGCTTGGCCCAAATTGCCAGAAGCTTCCTTAACGCCAATAAACTGCTTGCTGGCCTTGGCCAAGCGAATACAGGTGGCTGCAGAAATATTACTGCTGGTTCGGCCAGGCACATTATAGAGAATAATGGGCAAGGGGCAATTAGCCGCAAACTCCATATAATGCTGATAAATCCCCTCTTGACTGGGTTTGTTATAGGCTGGAGAAGCCGACAAAATAGCCGCTACCCCTTCCAAATCAATTGCTTTGAGCTCTTCGATTAGAGCTGCAGTATTATTACCTCCATAGCCCAAAACCAAGGGCACACGGCCAGCAATGGCCGTTTTGGTAAAGGCGAGTAGCGCTTTTTTCTCTTCCTTAGAAAGGGTCACCGATTCACCAGTAGTGCCCATACTCACCAAAAACTCTACCCCACCTTCAATGCAGTGGTCAATGAGTTTTTGTAGTGCGGGATAATCAATTTGGCCATCTTTAAAGGGCGTGACCAAGGCCACACCGGTACCGCGCAATTGACGAATAAGAGAAGCGTACATGCTATTTTTTGTTTATGCGTTCTAAATACTGATGAATTTCTTTGAGAAGGGCGGGCATGGGTTTTTGTCCAGGATGGACCATCAAATCAAATTGATCGGTTCGTTCCTCATCAAAAAAGCCGAGCCGCATTTTGCTGGGGGCCGCTTGCAGCAAGAAGTCCAAAGCTAGTTGTTCTCCCGCATAAAGCGCAATCAGCAAATCATATTTTTGGCCCAAAAAAGCATCAATTTGCTCTCCTTTAGGGACGCCAGCCCAGTTGAGCTCTTTGCGAGAAAAAGCCTCATAGGGCAGCCCTTCGGGCAGCTCATTTTCGGGCCAATAGGCTAAAAGCTGCACTTCCTTTTTCATTTTTTGCAGGTTCTTCGCATAGGCCAAAATCGCTTCTGTATTAGAGGCCGAGCTGGCATCAAACAGAATGGCTATCTTTTGCAATTGCAAAAGATTGAGGGCCTGCGGAGCGGGT
This window contains:
- a CDS encoding DUF6913 domain-containing protein; this translates as MGLKSGLQQMAYKQALKPHLAQQPAPQALNLLQLQKIAILFDASSASNTEAILAYAKNLQKMKKEVQLLAYWPENELPEGLPYEAFSRKELNWAGVPKGEQIDAFLGQKYDLLIALYAGEQLALDFLLQAAPSKMRLGFFDEERTDQFDLMVHPGQKPMPALLKEIHQYLERINKK
- the dapA gene encoding 4-hydroxy-tetrahydrodipicolinate synthase, which encodes MYASLIRQLRGTGVALVTPFKDGQIDYPALQKLIDHCIEGGVEFLVSMGTTGESVTLSKEEKKALLAFTKTAIAGRVPLVLGYGGNNTAALIEELKAIDLEGVAAILSASPAYNKPSQEGIYQHYMEFAANCPLPIILYNVPGRTSSNISAATCIRLAKASKQFIGVKEASGNLGQAMEIIQGAPKEFALWSGDDNLTLALIALGGDGVISVVANAYPLRFSELVRHGLEDEFREARALHYTLSQLVDLLFVEGNPAGIKWVLNAIGIMENELRLPLVPMQNEQYIKALKAEVDSLR